Proteins from a genomic interval of Candidatus Babela massiliensis:
- a CDS encoding NAD(P)/FAD-dependent oxidoreductase: MDINLCPLPYPLWTLKLKTFPSLSGSIKTNVVIVGGGMTGLSAAQAFLNKGLSVVIVEKNYCGAGASGINSGFITPDSELSLTDLTAIYGQEAASQLWKFSLSGVNLIKSNIEDFSISCDYQEQDTLVLANNKKRFDIRIKEEFENRVKLGYDTVLYNDKNLSLAVKSEKYQGGVSYGGSFGIQPFDYCQAMKENLSNQGVLIFEDSPVIKVNSKGVSTQFGSVSADYIVLALDKFMPNLSNLNHQVYHAQTFLLVSKVLDEEQIKSIFPNKRYMVWDTDLIYQYYRITGENRLLLGGSSFLYNYSKNRSFDNKIVFNKLTKYFKNKFPHTNIEYEYMWPGMIGLSKDIMPIGGPDKHNSNIYYAGTASGLPWSAALGMYIADHAINHRTELDAYFSPYRKFFIGNTMQSFLGTKLSFAISNFLREKRIF; the protein is encoded by the coding sequence ATGGATATTAATCTATGTCCTTTGCCCTATCCGTTATGGACTCTTAAGCTTAAGACGTTCCCTTCTCTTTCAGGATCTATAAAAACTAATGTAGTCATAGTAGGTGGAGGAATGACTGGATTAAGCGCAGCGCAAGCTTTTCTTAATAAAGGTTTGTCCGTGGTAATTGTTGAAAAAAATTACTGTGGAGCAGGAGCAAGTGGAATAAATTCTGGTTTTATAACACCTGACTCAGAGCTTTCTTTAACAGATTTGACAGCTATATATGGCCAAGAAGCAGCTTCTCAATTATGGAAATTTTCGCTTTCCGGAGTCAATCTAATAAAAAGTAATATAGAAGATTTTTCTATCAGTTGTGATTATCAAGAACAAGATACATTAGTATTAGCCAATAATAAAAAAAGGTTTGATATTAGAATAAAAGAAGAATTTGAAAATAGAGTTAAACTTGGATATGATACAGTATTATACAACGACAAAAATTTATCACTTGCTGTAAAATCTGAAAAATATCAAGGAGGAGTATCTTATGGAGGCTCTTTTGGTATTCAGCCATTTGATTATTGTCAGGCAATGAAAGAAAATCTATCAAATCAAGGTGTTTTGATATTTGAAGATAGTCCGGTCATTAAAGTAAATTCTAAAGGTGTATCTACTCAATTTGGTTCGGTTTCTGCTGATTATATAGTATTAGCTTTAGATAAATTTATGCCTAACTTGTCAAATCTAAATCATCAAGTTTACCATGCTCAAACTTTTTTACTTGTTTCTAAGGTCTTAGATGAAGAACAAATAAAATCTATTTTTCCAAATAAACGTTACATGGTTTGGGATACTGATTTAATATATCAGTATTATAGAATAACTGGTGAAAATAGATTATTGCTAGGAGGATCAAGTTTCTTATATAATTATTCTAAAAATAGAAGCTTTGATAACAAGATAGTATTTAATAAATTAACTAAGTACTTTAAGAATAAATTTCCTCATACCAATATAGAATATGAATATATGTGGCCTGGAATGATAGGATTGAGTAAAGATATTATGCCCATAGGAGGGCCTGATAAACATAATTCTAACATATATTATGCAGGTACAGCTTCTGGATTACCATGGTCTGCTGCTCTAGGTATGTATATTGCTGATCATGCAATAAATCATAGAACTGAATTAGATGCTTACTTTTCACCTTATAGGAAATTCTTTATAGGTAATACAATGCAAAGCTTTTTAGGAACTAAACTATCTTTTGCAATATCAAATTTTTTAAGAGAAAAAAGGATATTTTAG
- a CDS encoding alcohol dehydrogenase catalytic domain-containing protein, whose amino-acid sequence MSKNRAVVYVKPGQVEVKDIGYPKMEIKGKSIEHGVILKVVLSGICGSDLHMYHGRAAVPAGTSFGHEITGQVIELGKDVEFLKEGDLVSVPFNVACGRCRNCKEQKVNVCLTTNKTGYGAAYGYANMGDWQGGQAEYIMVPYADFNLLKLPEQILSSDKIKDLALITDVFPTGFHAAYNACVEVGSKVYIAGAGPVGLACALSCKILGAAKIIVGDVNKERLKLAKVNGYDTVDLTFLSNEQDLKREVEKILDKSEVDVAIDCVGFEAVGYGNKMHENDPTVVIDSIIELARAGGFISIPGVYVNEDAGARNEEEKRGIYKLKFGDCWAKALSVSMGQTPVMKYHRKLMETILNEKCEIAKELNVKIISLDEAPEAYKKFDKGEPVKYFIDPHGLIS is encoded by the coding sequence ATGAGCAAAAATAGAGCGGTTGTATATGTTAAGCCCGGCCAGGTAGAAGTAAAAGATATTGGATATCCTAAGATGGAAATCAAAGGTAAAAGTATTGAACACGGAGTTATCTTAAAAGTAGTATTAAGTGGAATTTGTGGAAGTGATTTGCATATGTATCATGGTCGAGCTGCAGTTCCAGCAGGGACAAGTTTTGGTCATGAAATTACTGGACAAGTAATTGAACTTGGTAAAGATGTTGAGTTTCTAAAAGAAGGAGATTTGGTTTCTGTACCATTTAATGTGGCCTGCGGTCGTTGTAGAAATTGTAAAGAACAAAAAGTTAATGTTTGTCTGACTACTAATAAAACCGGTTATGGAGCTGCTTACGGTTATGCAAATATGGGTGATTGGCAAGGGGGACAAGCTGAATATATTATGGTTCCCTATGCTGATTTTAATTTACTTAAACTTCCAGAACAAATTTTATCTTCTGATAAAATAAAAGATTTAGCTTTAATAACCGATGTATTTCCAACAGGATTTCATGCTGCTTATAATGCATGTGTTGAAGTAGGGTCTAAAGTATATATAGCAGGAGCAGGTCCAGTGGGACTGGCTTGTGCTCTTTCATGTAAAATATTAGGTGCTGCTAAAATTATTGTTGGCGATGTCAATAAAGAGCGTTTAAAACTTGCAAAAGTAAATGGTTATGACACAGTAGATTTGACTTTTTTATCAAACGAGCAAGATTTGAAAAGAGAAGTTGAGAAGATTTTAGATAAATCTGAAGTAGATGTTGCAATCGATTGTGTTGGTTTTGAAGCTGTTGGTTATGGCAATAAGATGCATGAAAATGATCCTACCGTCGTAATTGACTCTATAATAGAGCTCGCTCGAGCTGGCGGGTTTATAAGTATCCCTGGAGTTTATGTCAATGAAGATGCAGGTGCTCGCAATGAAGAAGAGAAAAGAGGTATTTATAAATTAAAGTTTGGAGACTGCTGGGCAAAAGCTCTTAGTGTAAGTATGGGACAAACTCCGGTTATGAAATACCATAGAAAGCTCATGGAGACTATATTAAATGAAAAATGTGAGATTGCTAAGGAACTCAATGTAAAGATAATTTCTTTAGATGAAGCTCCTGAAGCTTACAAAAAATTTGATAAAGGAGAGCCAGTTAAATATTTTATCGATCCTCATGGTTTAATTTCTTAA
- a CDS encoding NTP/NDP exchange transporter, with amino-acid sequence MFNMLIHYFYPKMNKEDVKKFSLLALIFMLIIGAYWALRVLKDTIFFKVAFPESLGWAFNQGTLFQPIAKTLSPFVVLVLVLIYSKLIDIFKKHQLFYIICSFYAVIFALLTIILFINDHYGAQILGKEILAFAGWASYFAVESFGSLASALFWSFTNSITTSESAKEGFPIVISFAQIAAIAGAGMLFFSDKIGSLWPILLCATILVSLIIPIVRYFMQVIPAQNLVGNKEAAKTEKKKEGFLEGFFSGIWLLLTRPYLIGVLIISTAYEAIAQIIEYQMKNQASCNEAYCSVLGFARFQSIYGMSINAVSFLIAFLGTSKILQKYGTRIALLIYPISFFIALSLMLIYYLLLGSSNPSSLLWLTFAIMVIVKGMGYAVNNPTKEIMYIPTSKDAKFKSKGWIDTFGSRFAKLAGAQVTNTFKYSVSDLMLYGTLFGFGLNFIWFFAALYVGKKNTQLLKEGKIIE; translated from the coding sequence ATGTTTAATATGCTAATTCATTATTTCTATCCTAAAATGAATAAAGAAGATGTTAAGAAATTTAGCCTTTTAGCTCTAATTTTTATGTTAATTATTGGAGCATATTGGGCATTAAGGGTATTAAAGGATACTATATTTTTTAAAGTAGCTTTTCCTGAAAGTTTAGGATGGGCTTTTAATCAAGGTACACTTTTTCAACCTATTGCAAAAACTCTTTCTCCTTTTGTTGTACTAGTATTAGTTCTAATTTATTCAAAGTTAATTGATATATTTAAAAAGCATCAACTTTTTTACATAATATGCTCTTTCTATGCCGTAATATTTGCTTTATTAACAATTATTTTATTTATTAATGATCATTATGGAGCTCAAATTCTAGGAAAAGAAATACTTGCTTTTGCAGGTTGGGCAAGTTATTTTGCTGTAGAAAGTTTTGGGTCACTGGCATCTGCTTTATTTTGGTCTTTTACCAATAGTATTACTACTTCTGAATCAGCAAAGGAAGGGTTTCCTATTGTGATTTCTTTTGCTCAAATAGCAGCTATAGCTGGTGCCGGAATGCTATTTTTTTCTGATAAAATTGGATCTCTATGGCCAATATTACTTTGTGCAACGATACTTGTATCTTTGATAATTCCTATTGTACGATATTTTATGCAAGTAATACCTGCTCAAAATCTTGTAGGTAATAAAGAAGCTGCTAAAACTGAAAAAAAGAAGGAGGGATTTTTAGAAGGGTTTTTCTCTGGTATCTGGCTTTTATTAACAAGGCCTTACTTAATAGGAGTTTTAATAATATCTACAGCTTATGAGGCTATTGCTCAAATAATAGAATATCAAATGAAAAATCAGGCAAGTTGCAATGAAGCTTATTGTTCTGTTTTAGGATTTGCTAGATTCCAATCTATTTATGGTATGAGCATCAATGCTGTATCATTTTTGATAGCTTTTTTAGGGACAAGTAAGATTTTACAAAAGTATGGAACCCGTATTGCTCTTCTTATATATCCAATATCATTTTTTATAGCTCTAAGCCTAATGTTAATATATTACCTATTACTAGGTTCTTCCAATCCAAGTTCTCTTTTATGGTTAACGTTTGCAATTATGGTTATAGTAAAAGGTATGGGTTATGCAGTTAATAATCCAACCAAAGAAATAATGTATATACCGACCAGTAAAGATGCTAAATTTAAATCAAAAGGTTGGATAGATACTTTTGGTAGTCGGTTTGCCAAATTAGCAGGAGCTCAAGTAACTAATACTTTTAAGTACAGTGTATCCGATCTAATGCTTTATGGAACATTATTTGGATTTGGACTTAATTTTATTTGGTTTTTTGCAGCTTTATATGTAGGAAAGAAAAATACTCAACTTTTAAAGGAAGGCAAAATAATAGAATAA
- a CDS encoding DUF2059 domain-containing protein, which yields MKKLLFSVLVAFNLQQANLWSVETDNKKLRNIEKILNLTIKSDQISESFKAMTAQILGSVEQKEDEYSKKLLNLQQDYLNNILEEFKSDKFVSKIAQVYDNIYTEQEVEEILNFYNSPVGKKTIEKMPEVTVATSEAVTDIMRNSLNNFISKVNELQIEYQAK from the coding sequence ATGAAAAAATTATTATTCTCAGTTTTAGTGGCTTTTAACTTACAACAAGCTAATTTATGGTCCGTAGAAACAGATAATAAAAAGTTAAGAAATATAGAAAAAATATTAAATTTAACTATTAAATCTGATCAAATATCTGAATCTTTTAAAGCAATGACTGCTCAAATATTAGGTTCTGTAGAACAAAAAGAAGACGAGTACTCTAAAAAGCTTCTTAATTTGCAACAAGATTATCTAAATAATATTTTAGAAGAGTTCAAATCTGATAAGTTTGTTAGTAAGATTGCTCAAGTTTATGATAATATCTATACCGAACAAGAAGTTGAAGAAATTTTAAATTTTTATAATTCTCCAGTTGGTAAAAAAACAATAGAAAAGATGCCTGAAGTTACAGTTGCAACTAGTGAAGCAGTTACTGATATTATGAGAAATAGTTTAAATAATTTTATAAGTAAAGTTAATGAGCTTCAGATAGAATATCAAGCTAAATAG
- a CDS encoding ankyrin repeat domain-containing protein, with translation MNKIKHLYIILLSVLFMNNNIISMENQDYITNEQESQLLNLPAEVRTAIINETVIQQLKETINEWNDIFQEPKINLQSIALVSQQFKGVLNVALKSPSLKNYLNQLVKDLKSKRFDELFEDLKIKFIEEYKGLSTEDLNQALTEILNQEKASKENLKEAVKLILAGTDVNARDKNRLTALMIASKKGYKEIVQILIKTGADLDTTDKDSITALMIASRNGHKEIVQILIKTGADLDTTDKDSITALMIASRNGHKEIVQILIDKGASVNAKNRYSSTALMFASTNGYKNIVEILLQAGANVNIKNKYGYTSLMIASARGHKEIVGLLIDKGASTNAKNEYGFTALMLASRYDHKEIVEMLIKSDDNVNATDI, from the coding sequence GTGAACAAAATAAAACATCTATATATAATATTATTATCAGTTCTATTTATGAATAATAATATAATCTCCATGGAAAATCAAGATTATATTACAAATGAACAAGAGTCGCAATTATTAAATTTACCTGCAGAAGTTAGGACAGCTATTATCAATGAAACTGTAATACAACAACTCAAAGAAACTATTAATGAGTGGAATGATATATTTCAAGAACCTAAAATTAATTTACAAAGTATAGCTCTTGTGTCTCAACAATTTAAAGGTGTATTGAATGTTGCTTTAAAATCACCATCTTTAAAAAACTATTTAAATCAGTTAGTAAAAGATTTAAAATCAAAACGTTTTGATGAACTCTTTGAAGATTTAAAAATTAAATTTATTGAAGAATATAAAGGTTTATCGACTGAAGATCTCAATCAAGCTTTAACTGAAATATTGAATCAAGAAAAAGCATCTAAAGAAAATCTTAAGGAAGCAGTTAAATTAATACTTGCAGGTACTGATGTTAATGCTAGAGATAAAAATAGATTGACAGCTTTAATGATAGCATCTAAAAAAGGTTATAAAGAGATAGTTCAAATATTAATCAAAACAGGAGCTGATCTTGATACTACGGATAAAGATAGTATAACAGCTTTAATGATAGCATCTAGAAATGGCCATAAAGAGATAGTTCAAATATTAATCAAAACAGGAGCTGATCTTGATACTACGGATAAAGATAGTATAACCGCTTTAATGATAGCATCTAGAAATGGCCATAAAGAGATAGTTCAAATATTAATAGATAAAGGTGCTAGTGTTAATGCTAAAAATAGATATAGCTCTACAGCTTTAATGTTTGCATCTACAAATGGTTATAAAAATATAGTAGAAATATTACTCCAAGCAGGTGCTAATGTTAATATTAAAAACAAGTATGGCTATACTTCTTTAATGATTGCGTCTGCAAGAGGACATAAAGAGATAGTAGGGCTATTAATAGATAAAGGCGCTAGTACTAATGCTAAAAATGAATACGGCTTTACAGCTTTAATGCTTGCCTCGAGATACGATCATAAAGAAATAGTAGAAATGCTAATAAAATCAGATGATAATGTTAATGCTACAGATATATAA
- a CDS encoding ankyrin repeat domain-containing protein yields the protein MKKINLIILLILIKNLNGMQLDTMPYEIKQHIISFVLGIDNLPDMIKELINITHVNSNFRKIVFELEDESYSIINQVIKDYFNSKQEHRDKVIEEWQELSIKIKDIKFLSIITQILKNHGMDLDKKYYLNKDKEENEYYEYNALSKAIDDKNFNNALILLDFGANPNIEINGLTILMKAVEDKNNTDIALLIKLIEKGAKVNYKNDLYGYTALHIAAEMSNIKALEFLLKNEAYVNESSYKGATPLIRAVRQNASKKVIKMLINYGADIDLKDDYGYTALMRAAKKGLFKVLKILLDANANYNAINNNQENLLHLIAENRSENDRKIIEILSEIPNLNVNQKDIEKNNPLFKAICFNNIELINMLIMKGININSQNIYGYTPLMIAAGLENLEVIKILYENNVNFDTQDSNGNTALINASLSNFKEVIRLLLLYGANPRIINKRAENCLYLVQNPEIAELIIESDKSLNEKQINLLKAMYYNRPDIVMDIIKQAVNPNTQNCNGDTPLIWAICNRYKVIIDLLLNLENIDVNTQNLQGNNSLIIACHINNIEIANKLLNKGAQPDIENKKSINPLIHTIYHSNKELARLLLEFGADAYKAIVAIIEFDCKEILKLFIESGVNPNACDESLNTILMNAVYKQKHNIINMLLQTSDININLKNIMGNTSLHIAIFYGYTDLAYILINKGADLNIENVYQETPLLIAVTKNNYIIVEDLIKSKVIDIDHKNINNETSLMIAAKKGYTYIVNILLKAGANTYLLDPKGLSALEIAITNDQITVVKLIINSYQDNENKIKDIIKGLVQATKHNKKDIINILLNLAKELNIRGYYKEEILRAAIRNGDVTLIKMLIDYGVNYNIKYKYRHNATPLMIAILESNQEVIKFILNLPNIEVDAQDNEGHTALILAILNNKEEIARLLVKYGANVNLKNILGQTALYLAKKKNIGL from the coding sequence TTGAAAAAGATAAATTTAATCATTTTACTAATTTTGATAAAAAATTTAAATGGAATGCAATTAGATACAATGCCTTATGAAATTAAGCAACATATAATAAGCTTTGTATTAGGTATAGATAATCTGCCTGACATGATTAAAGAACTTATAAATATTACTCATGTAAATTCAAACTTTAGAAAAATAGTTTTTGAACTTGAAGATGAATCTTATTCTATAATAAATCAGGTAATAAAAGATTATTTTAATAGTAAACAAGAACATAGAGATAAAGTTATCGAAGAATGGCAAGAACTATCAATTAAAATAAAAGATATAAAATTTTTAAGTATTATTACGCAAATTCTGAAGAATCACGGAATGGATCTTGATAAAAAATATTATTTAAATAAAGATAAAGAAGAAAATGAATACTATGAATATAATGCTTTATCAAAAGCAATAGATGATAAAAACTTTAATAATGCTCTAATATTATTAGATTTTGGAGCAAATCCCAATATAGAAATAAACGGTTTAACAATATTAATGAAAGCAGTAGAAGACAAAAATAATACAGATATTGCTCTTTTAATTAAACTTATAGAAAAAGGAGCAAAGGTTAACTATAAAAATGACTTGTATGGTTATACGGCTTTACATATTGCTGCTGAGATGTCTAACATTAAAGCATTGGAATTTCTTTTAAAAAATGAAGCCTATGTTAATGAAAGTTCTTATAAAGGTGCTACACCATTGATAAGAGCAGTACGGCAAAATGCTTCCAAAAAAGTCATTAAAATGTTGATAAATTATGGTGCGGATATTGATTTAAAAGATGATTATGGCTATACAGCTCTAATGAGAGCAGCAAAAAAAGGACTCTTTAAAGTTTTAAAGATTTTACTTGATGCAAACGCTAATTATAATGCTATAAATAATAATCAAGAAAATCTTTTACATCTTATTGCCGAAAATCGATCTGAAAATGACAGAAAAATTATAGAAATATTATCAGAAATTCCCAATTTGAATGTTAACCAAAAAGACATAGAAAAAAATAATCCTTTATTTAAAGCAATTTGCTTTAACAATATAGAATTGATAAATATGCTTATAATGAAAGGAATTAATATAAATAGTCAAAATATATATGGCTATACTCCCTTAATGATAGCTGCAGGTCTAGAAAATTTAGAAGTAATTAAAATACTTTATGAAAATAATGTAAATTTTGATACTCAAGATTCAAATGGCAATACAGCACTAATCAATGCAAGTTTATCAAACTTTAAAGAAGTTATTAGATTACTATTATTATATGGAGCTAATCCGAGAATAATTAATAAAAGAGCAGAAAACTGTCTCTATTTAGTTCAAAACCCTGAAATTGCAGAACTTATTATAGAATCTGATAAGAGCTTAAATGAAAAACAAATCAATCTACTAAAAGCTATGTACTATAATAGACCGGATATAGTCATGGACATAATAAAACAAGCAGTTAATCCTAATACTCAGAATTGTAATGGAGATACCCCACTTATATGGGCTATTTGCAATAGATATAAAGTTATAATAGATCTTTTATTAAATTTAGAAAATATAGATGTAAACACTCAAAATCTACAAGGGAATAACAGTTTAATTATTGCATGCCATATTAATAACATAGAAATAGCAAATAAACTATTAAATAAAGGTGCCCAACCTGATATAGAAAATAAAAAAAGTATAAACCCTCTAATACACACAATTTATCATTCAAATAAAGAGCTAGCGAGATTATTATTAGAATTTGGAGCAGATGCTTACAAAGCAATAGTGGCAATTATAGAGTTTGATTGTAAGGAAATATTAAAATTATTTATAGAATCTGGTGTTAATCCTAATGCTTGTGATGAAAGCTTAAATACAATATTAATGAATGCGGTATATAAGCAAAAGCACAATATAATTAACATGTTATTGCAAACTTCAGACATAAACATAAATTTAAAAAATATAATGGGAAATACTTCATTACATATAGCAATATTTTATGGATATACTGATCTTGCGTATATTCTTATTAATAAAGGTGCTGATCTTAATATAGAAAATGTATATCAAGAAACTCCACTTTTAATTGCGGTTACAAAGAACAATTATATTATAGTTGAAGATCTAATAAAATCTAAAGTAATAGATATAGATCATAAAAATATTAATAATGAAACATCTCTAATGATAGCAGCCAAAAAAGGATACACATATATTGTAAATATTTTATTAAAAGCAGGAGCAAATACCTATCTCTTAGATCCTAAAGGCTTATCAGCTTTAGAAATAGCAATAACAAATGATCAAATCACAGTTGTAAAGCTTATAATAAATTCATATCAAGATAATGAAAATAAAATCAAAGATATAATCAAAGGATTAGTTCAAGCTACAAAGCATAATAAAAAAGATATTATTAACATCCTACTTAATTTAGCAAAAGAGCTAAATATAAGAGGATACTATAAAGAGGAAATATTAAGGGCAGCAATAAGAAATGGTGATGTAACTTTGATAAAGATGTTAATAGATTATGGTGTAAATTACAATATCAAATATAAATATAGACACAATGCAACACCATTAATGATAGCAATTCTTGAATCAAATCAAGAAGTAATTAAATTTATTTTGAATTTGCCTAATATAGAAGTAGATGCTCAAGATAATGAGGGTCATACAGCTTTAATATTGGCTATATTAAACAATAAAGAAGAAATCGCTAGACTTCTAGTAAAATATGGAGCAAATGTTAATTTAAAAAACATATTAGGACAAACCGCACTCTATTTAGCAAAAAAGAAAAATATAGGCCTATAA
- a CDS encoding alpha/beta hydrolase, whose product MKLRIISLLALVIVVYKEIYLLSIKDLNSIEEKVQFLSRENVDSDNKILRNGIIVKRPRAKATILICHGFMCDKFDISFLHVIFKDYNTMAFDFRAHGQDAKDQCCTFGRNEAYDILGAVKFIKNDPDLKNLPIIIYGFSMGAVASIIAGSIEKDLCNAMILDCPFESSDKLLERSLGKIKFSIFGYEIGMPGSNILKSYAYSPYVQSAIKTILKSLANIDSTQINTYMQPIYPEEAIKYIKKPVFIIGCTNDDKAPEEAVRSIYNGAKGFKRLWICNARRHFDPIFFKMSEYIKKVNKFIKLCLSDNINSKKPAKIKVDL is encoded by the coding sequence ATGAAATTAAGGATTATTTCTTTATTGGCTTTAGTAATTGTAGTGTATAAAGAAATATATTTACTTTCTATAAAAGATTTGAACAGTATTGAAGAAAAAGTTCAATTTTTATCAAGAGAAAATGTAGATTCTGATAATAAAATATTAAGAAATGGAATTATAGTAAAAAGGCCAAGAGCAAAGGCAACTATACTTATATGTCATGGTTTTATGTGTGATAAATTTGATATTAGCTTTTTACATGTTATTTTTAAAGATTATAATACTATGGCATTTGATTTTAGAGCTCATGGTCAAGATGCTAAAGATCAATGTTGTACTTTTGGAAGAAATGAGGCTTATGATATTTTAGGTGCAGTGAAATTTATAAAGAATGATCCTGATCTAAAGAATTTGCCAATAATTATATATGGTTTTTCCATGGGAGCTGTTGCTAGCATAATCGCAGGTTCTATTGAAAAAGATTTATGTAATGCGATGATATTAGATTGTCCTTTTGAATCTTCTGATAAACTGCTTGAGCGTAGCTTAGGTAAGATAAAATTCAGTATCTTTGGTTATGAAATAGGAATGCCTGGTTCTAATATATTAAAAAGTTATGCATATAGTCCTTATGTACAAAGTGCTATAAAAACTATATTAAAAAGTCTTGCCAATATTGATTCAACTCAAATTAATACTTACATGCAGCCAATATATCCTGAAGAGGCAATTAAATATATTAAAAAGCCGGTATTTATTATAGGATGTACCAATGATGATAAAGCTCCAGAAGAGGCTGTAAGATCAATATATAATGGAGCCAAAGGATTTAAAAGATTATGGATTTGTAATGCAAGGCGTCACTTTGATCCCATATTTTTTAAAATGAGTGAATATATAAAAAAGGTAAATAAGTTTATAAAGTTATGTTTAAGCGATAATATTAATAGCAAAAAACCGGCAAAAATAAAAGTAGATTTATAA
- a CDS encoding leucyl aminopeptidase family protein produces the protein MRNINVTNQDILELDLDAYAYFLEHDFDFSKLSKLSEQIYGPLEATIKNRGFSGKAESVLVLNGVYHNKPVYIILLGLGDLDRKSLNVETYRRAVGRLVRVAQSHKLNSIGFSLPDPVLIDLSYKKLAQETSTILHKSAYHFDKFITNPDRKLKWDFDLFVSVNENNQIEVEDGINQGIVIGHAINKSRYWCDMPPSQFTPTIFASKAQEIAKEYNLSYKIFNEEEIIQMGMGGLAGVSRGSVEDCRLAILEYKYEPEYAPTIAIVGKGITFDSGGLSLKPANAMETMKDDMAGAAIVLSVMEVIAQLKPKINVVALAPMSENMPSGSALKPGDIVKFYNGKTAEVLNTDAEGRLILADALSYAVANYKLDAIVDLATLTGACAYFLGPFYAGLLSPNDDLSKKLKESSRRSGDRLWRLPMDEDYHQAIISDIADISNTGNARYKSGAITAAFFLKNFVNDVPWAHIDTAGVSFGVPGMSYLRDGATGFGVRLLTDLIMNWNA, from the coding sequence ATGAGAAATATAAATGTAACAAATCAGGATATATTAGAACTTGATTTAGATGCTTATGCATATTTTTTGGAACATGATTTTGATTTTTCAAAATTAAGTAAATTATCAGAGCAAATATACGGACCGCTTGAGGCAACGATAAAAAACCGAGGATTTTCAGGAAAAGCTGAAAGTGTTCTAGTTCTAAATGGAGTATACCATAATAAACCGGTATATATAATTCTTTTAGGATTAGGAGATTTAGACAGAAAATCTCTAAATGTAGAAACTTACAGAAGAGCAGTAGGGAGATTGGTAAGAGTTGCGCAAAGTCATAAACTAAATAGTATAGGCTTTTCGTTGCCAGATCCTGTATTAATAGATTTATCTTATAAAAAACTAGCACAAGAAACTTCTACTATATTACATAAATCTGCTTATCATTTTGATAAATTTATAACAAATCCTGACAGAAAATTAAAGTGGGATTTTGATTTATTTGTATCTGTAAATGAAAATAATCAAATAGAAGTAGAAGATGGCATAAATCAGGGTATAGTAATAGGGCATGCTATAAACAAATCAAGATACTGGTGTGATATGCCTCCTTCTCAGTTTACACCTACAATATTTGCCAGTAAAGCTCAAGAGATAGCAAAAGAATATAATCTATCTTATAAAATATTTAATGAAGAAGAAATCATTCAAATGGGAATGGGAGGTCTTGCAGGAGTATCAAGAGGTTCTGTTGAAGATTGCAGATTAGCTATACTAGAATATAAATATGAACCTGAATATGCTCCAACTATCGCTATTGTTGGAAAGGGTATAACATTTGATTCAGGTGGATTGAGTCTAAAACCTGCAAATGCCATGGAAACCATGAAAGATGATATGGCGGGAGCAGCAATAGTGCTTTCGGTAATGGAAGTAATTGCACAACTTAAGCCAAAAATTAATGTTGTAGCTCTAGCTCCTATGTCAGAAAACATGCCAAGCGGCTCAGCATTAAAACCAGGTGACATAGTAAAATTTTATAATGGAAAAACAGCTGAAGTACTGAATACCGATGCCGAAGGCAGATTAATACTTGCAGATGCATTATCATATGCTGTGGCAAATTACAAATTAGATGCAATAGTAGATTTAGCAACTCTTACTGGTGCGTGTGCTTATTTTCTTGGGCCCTTCTATGCAGGTCTTTTAAGTCCTAATGATGATCTGTCAAAGAAATTAAAAGAATCTTCAAGAAGATCTGGTGATCGACTTTGGAGATTGCCAATGGATGAAGATTATCATCAAGCAATAATATCTGACATAGCAGATATATCAAATACAGGTAATGCAAGATATAAATCAGGAGCAATAACAGCTGCTTTCTTTTTGAAGAATTTTGTTAACGATGTACCTTGGGCTCATATTGATACAGCAGGAGTCTCATTTGGTGTACCTGGTATGAGTTACTTAAGAGATGGAGCAACCGGTTTTGGCGTTAGACTTTTGACAGACCTAATAATGAATTGGAATGCCTAA